The stretch of DNA AGAAAACCGAAACAAAGCTATCCACAAATCGCATAAGAAGTTAGTATCTACCTTCATTGTACACCCCCGTGGATTTGTTCTCTCAAACAAGCTAATCCTTTTGGTGTGATTTTTGTTGAAGGGAGTATCTTTTCTGTTCCGTCCGGTCTTTGAATGGTGATAGCAGGGCAATCCATAAAGCCTTTCTTGATCTTCTCCTGATAAGGTAACAGCGGCGCCCCTGGAGCCCGTCGATACACCCAATCATGTTTACGCAAGTAATCTGTTAAGTCCTTTGGTCGTACCTCTAACATCTTTGCTGCTTCAATTAAGCCAAACAAACCATCAGAGCGCTTTAAGCCATCCAAAGCTTTTGCTTTTGGTGCTAATTTAGCAATGATATTGTCTTTCCGCTCGTTTTCATCTTTTAAATGCGTTAAGACACCAAGCATTACTGCTGGACTGGAGTAGTCGATCGATTGAACATAGGATTGCTTTATCTCGCCCCTACGCCATGCAACAAATAACTTAATAAGCATATAACGGACTTGAGAAGATTTTTCTGTATTCGATAATGTCGCAATCAATAACGCCTGCTCTTC from Bartonella taylorii encodes:
- a CDS encoding phage antirepressor Ant produces the protein MNNSTYLPINKDKLIKLREVENEPRVRDVDLAEKLGFVRTRDVRKLITRNMQEIERFGRCATVAHVIKGNNVTEYWLNEEQALLIATLSNTEKSSQVRYMLIKLFVAWRRGEIKQSYVQSIDYSSPAVMLGVLTHLKDENERKDNIIAKLAPKAKALDGLKRSDGLFGLIEAAKMLEVRPKDLTDYLRKHDWVYRRAPGAPLLPYQEKIKKGFMDCPAITIQRPDGTEKILPSTKITPKGLACLREQIHGGVQ